The Shinella zoogloeoides genome includes a region encoding these proteins:
- a CDS encoding YybH family protein has translation MTDTQAAVLSAADALVAAFARHDRDAYFAAFAPQATFLFYNLDRPLDGRAAYEAEWALWEERDGFRIHACRSTDRRVQLLGDVAIFTHAVETELSVGGEKLTNNERETIVFSRDPTGHWLAVHEHLSAAA, from the coding sequence ATGACCGACACGCAAGCCGCCGTTCTCTCCGCCGCCGACGCCCTCGTTGCCGCCTTCGCCCGCCACGACCGCGACGCCTATTTCGCCGCCTTCGCCCCGCAGGCGACCTTCCTCTTCTACAATCTCGACCGTCCCCTCGACGGCCGCGCCGCCTACGAGGCCGAATGGGCGCTTTGGGAGGAACGCGACGGCTTCCGCATCCACGCCTGCCGCTCCACCGACCGCCGCGTTCAACTCCTCGGCGACGTCGCCATCTTCACCCACGCCGTCGAAACCGAGCTTTCGGTGGGCGGCGAAAAGCTGACCAACAACGAACGCGAGACCATCGTCTTTTCCCGCGACCCCACCGGCCACTGGCTCGCCGTACACGAACACCTTTCGGCGGCGGCCTGA
- a CDS encoding antitoxin translates to MHRTRVFRNGNSQAVRIPSDLAYENTEVEMEIERVGDELRIRPARRSLAGVLDRFARFSPDFMAEGRGDQEQAERDTL, encoded by the coding sequence ATGCACAGAACCCGCGTTTTCAGGAACGGCAATTCCCAGGCGGTCCGCATCCCATCGGACCTCGCCTATGAGAATACCGAAGTCGAGATGGAGATCGAGCGCGTCGGCGACGAACTGCGTATTCGCCCGGCACGGCGTTCGCTCGCCGGTGTTCTCGACCGCTTCGCGCGTTTCTCGCCGGATTTCATGGCCGAAGGACGCGGCGACCAGGAGCAGGCTGAGCGGGATACGCTCTGA
- a CDS encoding type II toxin-antitoxin system VapC family toxin, translated as MPRYMLDTNMCIYLMKNQPEQVARRFAACQVGDVAMSAITYAELQYGVAASRDPAREGLNLSDLVELIPVLPFDRLAGDAYGPVRMATRERKSDHLDKLIAAHAIAADVVLVTNNLRDFAAYPGLRLENWLDS; from the coding sequence ATGCCGCGCTACATGCTCGACACGAACATGTGTATCTATCTCATGAAGAACCAGCCGGAGCAGGTGGCGCGCCGTTTCGCGGCATGCCAGGTCGGTGATGTCGCGATGTCCGCCATCACCTATGCCGAGCTGCAATACGGTGTCGCCGCTTCCCGCGATCCGGCGCGGGAGGGCCTGAATCTGAGCGATCTGGTCGAGCTTATTCCCGTCCTGCCGTTCGACCGATTGGCGGGAGACGCCTACGGGCCGGTGCGCATGGCGACGCGCGAGCGGAAGTCCGATCATCTCGACAAGCTCATCGCCGCTCACGCCATCGCCGCCGATGTCGTGCTTGTCACCAACAACCTTCGTGACTTCGCGGCCTATCCCGGCCTCCGGCTCGAGAATTGGCTCGACAGCTAG
- the cueR gene encoding Cu(I)-responsive transcriptional regulator: MNIGEAAEATGVTAKMIRHYEQIGLIRAAGRTGSGYRVYGPKDLSTLSFIRRARDLGFSIAQIRDLLTLWQDRARASSDVKRIASEHIDEMRAKMQLLQEMVHTLEHLSAHCHGDDRPDCPILEQLASGKSEEGCC; the protein is encoded by the coding sequence ATGAATATCGGCGAAGCGGCGGAGGCGACGGGCGTCACCGCCAAGATGATCCGGCATTACGAGCAGATCGGCCTTATCCGCGCGGCCGGCCGCACGGGTTCCGGCTACCGTGTCTACGGCCCGAAGGACCTCTCCACGCTCTCCTTCATCCGCCGCGCCCGCGACCTAGGCTTCTCCATCGCCCAGATCCGCGACCTCCTCACCCTCTGGCAGGACCGCGCCCGCGCCTCCTCCGACGTCAAGCGCATCGCCAGCGAGCATATCGACGAGATGCGGGCCAAGATGCAGCTGCTGCAGGAGATGGTCCACACACTGGAACACCTCTCCGCCCACTGCCACGGCGACGACCGGCCGGACTGCCCGATCCTCGAGCAGTTGGCGAGCGGGAAAAGCGAAGAGGGATGCTGCTAG
- a CDS encoding heavy metal translocating P-type ATPase — MLTETDRQTIKLSISDMTCASCVRRVEKAIEKVPGVAGAAVNLATEKAEVTFAGTPDIAAVADAVRKAGYGVAEEVLEFPVEGMTCASCIGRVEKALKAAPGVLEATANLAQERARVRFPKGATSFEELAAAIERSGYKAIRETAAAPEEDRRAAEARTLRRDLLIAAVLTAPLFVMEMGAHAFPSFGHYIHETLGMQTSRVIQFVLATLVLLGPGLRFFRKGIPSLLRLAPDMNSLVVIGTFAAWSFSTVATFAPGLLPGGTANVYFEAAAVIVTLILAGRYLEARAKGRTGEAIRHLAGLRAKSARVLRDGKAEDVPLESVVPGDIVLVRPGEKVPVDGEVTDGSSYVDESMITGEPMPVARTAGDMVTGGTVNTTGSLTFRATRVGADTVLSQIIRMVEDAQAAKLPIQALVDRVTQWFVPAVIAVALVTFGLWLALGPSPALAHALVNAVAVLIIACPCAMGLATPTSIITGTGRAAELGVLFRQGTALQTLEGTEIVAVDKTGTLTLGHPTLTEIVPAAGFGRADVLTLVAAAEVHSEHPIAMAIHEAAVAEGIDLPAASGFVTTSGQGISADVSGRRVEAGSVGFMQARGLDVAPFAGDAERLAAEGASPLYAAIDGKLAALFAVTDPVKPTTKAAVAALKALGIEVAMITGDNRRTAEAVAAKLGITRVMAEVLPDGKVAAVRELSANGAKKVAFVGDGINDAPALAAADTGIAIGTGTDVAIESADVVLMAGDMRGVATGIALSRATMRNIRQNLFWAFGYNVALIPLAAGLFYPAFGIQLSPALAAGAMALSSVFVVTNALRLKRFKGGAA, encoded by the coding sequence ATGCTCACCGAAACCGACCGCCAGACCATCAAGCTTTCCATCTCCGACATGACCTGCGCCTCCTGCGTGCGCCGGGTGGAGAAGGCCATAGAGAAGGTGCCGGGCGTTGCCGGCGCCGCCGTCAATCTCGCGACGGAAAAGGCCGAGGTGACCTTTGCCGGCACGCCCGATATCGCGGCCGTCGCCGATGCCGTGCGCAAGGCGGGTTATGGCGTTGCCGAGGAGGTGCTGGAATTTCCCGTCGAAGGCATGACCTGCGCCTCCTGCATCGGCCGCGTCGAGAAGGCGCTTAAGGCCGCGCCCGGCGTGCTGGAAGCCACCGCGAACCTTGCCCAGGAGCGTGCCCGCGTGCGCTTCCCCAAGGGAGCCACGTCCTTCGAAGAACTGGCCGCCGCCATCGAGCGCAGCGGCTACAAGGCCATTCGCGAAACGGCCGCCGCGCCCGAGGAGGATCGGCGCGCCGCCGAGGCGAGGACGCTGCGGCGCGATCTTCTGATCGCCGCCGTGCTCACGGCGCCGCTCTTCGTCATGGAGATGGGGGCACATGCCTTCCCCTCCTTCGGCCACTACATCCATGAAACGCTCGGCATGCAGACGAGCCGGGTGATCCAGTTCGTGCTCGCGACGCTGGTGCTTCTCGGCCCGGGGCTGCGCTTCTTCCGCAAGGGCATTCCGAGCCTCCTGCGCCTTGCGCCGGACATGAATTCGCTCGTCGTCATCGGCACCTTCGCCGCCTGGAGCTTTTCCACCGTCGCGACCTTCGCGCCCGGCCTGCTGCCGGGCGGCACGGCCAATGTCTATTTCGAGGCGGCCGCGGTCATCGTGACGCTCATCCTTGCCGGACGTTATCTGGAGGCGCGCGCCAAGGGGCGCACCGGCGAGGCGATCCGGCATCTTGCCGGCCTGCGCGCCAAATCCGCCCGCGTGCTGCGCGACGGCAAGGCCGAGGACGTGCCGCTGGAAAGCGTCGTGCCCGGCGATATCGTGCTGGTGCGGCCGGGCGAAAAGGTGCCGGTCGACGGCGAGGTGACGGACGGCAGCTCGTATGTCGACGAATCCATGATCACCGGCGAACCGATGCCGGTAGCGCGCACGGCGGGCGACATGGTGACGGGCGGCACGGTGAACACGACCGGCTCCCTCACCTTCCGCGCCACCCGTGTCGGCGCCGATACCGTGCTCTCGCAGATCATCCGCATGGTGGAGGACGCACAGGCGGCGAAGCTCCCGATCCAGGCGCTGGTCGACCGCGTGACGCAATGGTTCGTCCCGGCGGTCATCGCCGTGGCGCTTGTCACCTTCGGCCTCTGGCTGGCGCTGGGGCCGAGCCCGGCGCTCGCCCATGCGCTGGTCAATGCCGTCGCGGTGCTCATCATCGCCTGCCCCTGCGCCATGGGTCTTGCGACGCCGACCTCCATCATCACCGGCACCGGACGAGCCGCCGAACTCGGCGTGCTCTTCCGCCAGGGCACGGCACTTCAGACGCTTGAAGGCACCGAGATCGTCGCCGTCGACAAGACCGGCACGCTGACGCTCGGCCACCCGACGCTGACGGAGATCGTGCCGGCGGCGGGCTTTGGCCGCGCCGACGTCCTCACGCTGGTCGCCGCCGCCGAGGTGCATTCGGAGCATCCGATCGCGATGGCCATCCATGAGGCGGCCGTGGCGGAGGGCATCGACCTTCCGGCGGCGTCCGGCTTCGTGACGACCTCGGGACAGGGCATTTCGGCAGACGTCTCCGGCCGCAGGGTGGAGGCCGGCTCGGTCGGCTTCATGCAGGCGCGCGGCCTCGATGTCGCTCCCTTCGCAGGGGATGCCGAGCGACTGGCCGCCGAGGGCGCCTCGCCGCTCTATGCCGCCATCGACGGCAAGCTCGCAGCGCTCTTCGCCGTCACCGACCCGGTGAAGCCGACGACAAAGGCGGCGGTCGCGGCCCTGAAGGCACTCGGCATCGAAGTGGCGATGATCACCGGCGACAACCGCCGCACCGCCGAGGCCGTCGCGGCGAAGCTCGGCATTACCAGGGTGATGGCCGAGGTGCTGCCGGACGGAAAGGTCGCGGCGGTGCGCGAGCTTTCGGCCAATGGCGCGAAGAAGGTCGCGTTCGTCGGCGACGGGATCAACGATGCGCCGGCGCTGGCCGCGGCCGATACGGGCATTGCCATCGGTACCGGCACGGACGTCGCCATCGAGAGCGCCGACGTGGTGCTGATGGCCGGCGACATGCGAGGGGTTGCGACGGGCATCGCGCTGTCGCGGGCGACCATGCGCAACATCCGCCAGAACCTCTTCTGGGCCTTCGGCTACAATGTCGCGCTCATTCCGCTCGCCGCCGGCCTGTTCTACCCGGCCTTCGGCATCCAGCTTTCGCCGGCACTGGCGGCAGGTGCCATGGCGCTCTCCAGCGTCTTCGTGGTTACGAACGCGCTGCGGCTGAAGCGTTTCAAGGGAGGTGCGGCATGA
- a CDS encoding heavy-metal-associated domain-containing protein, producing MSDDKTLAFTVEDMTCGHCVRTITGAVLAAYPAARVDIDLAAKRVSIENAGDRAAVASVIAAEGYSPVDA from the coding sequence ATGAGCGACGACAAGACCCTCGCCTTCACCGTTGAAGACATGACCTGTGGGCACTGCGTCAGGACGATCACCGGCGCGGTGCTTGCCGCCTACCCTGCCGCCAGGGTCGATATCGATCTTGCCGCAAAGCGCGTCTCCATCGAGAATGCCGGCGACCGCGCCGCCGTCGCTTCCGTCATCGCGGCCGAGGGCTATTCGCCGGTTGACGCCTGA
- a CDS encoding aminotransferase yields the protein MPRFNPLVANLSAPPIPSVFAWASAYDGSSGPMIDLSQAVPGYPPHPEMLRLLGENAASRAYTGYGPIEGEESLRKAYAAHLSETYGTTLAAGNVHVTAGCNQAFICAAMAVAGAGDAVLMTDPYYFNQETTLAMLGVRTRFAPCDPANGFLPDVETLAAAITPDVRAIALVSPNNPTGAVYPPELIAAIYDLCVTRGIWLILDETYRDFLPGGAGRPHDLFARKGWEETLIGLYSFSKSFCIPGHRLGAITAGPAVVEQVAKIMDNLQICPPRSAQAAVATALPLLADWREENRREIARRVEALRTTMAGVPAWRVGAVGAYFAFIGHPFEGTPSARVAERLAKEAGILCLPGSYFGERQEGYLRFAFANADVETISRLRERLSNFG from the coding sequence ATGCCCCGTTTCAATCCGCTCGTCGCAAACCTTTCCGCCCCGCCGATCCCCTCGGTCTTCGCCTGGGCCTCCGCCTATGACGGCAGCAGCGGGCCGATGATCGACCTGTCGCAGGCCGTTCCCGGCTATCCGCCGCATCCCGAGATGCTGCGCCTGCTCGGCGAGAACGCCGCCTCGCGCGCCTATACCGGCTACGGGCCGATCGAAGGCGAGGAGAGCCTGCGCAAGGCCTATGCCGCACATCTGTCCGAGACCTACGGCACCACTCTTGCCGCCGGCAACGTCCATGTCACCGCCGGCTGCAACCAGGCCTTCATCTGCGCCGCCATGGCGGTTGCCGGGGCGGGCGACGCCGTGCTGATGACCGATCCCTATTACTTCAACCAGGAGACCACGCTCGCCATGCTCGGCGTGAGGACGCGCTTTGCGCCCTGCGACCCGGCGAACGGCTTCCTGCCCGACGTCGAGACGCTTGCCGCCGCCATCACGCCGGACGTCAGGGCCATCGCGCTCGTCTCGCCGAACAACCCGACGGGCGCGGTCTATCCGCCGGAACTGATCGCGGCGATCTACGACCTCTGCGTGACGCGCGGCATCTGGCTGATCCTCGACGAGACCTATCGCGATTTCCTGCCGGGCGGCGCCGGCCGGCCGCACGATCTCTTCGCCCGCAAGGGCTGGGAGGAAACGCTGATTGGCCTCTACAGCTTCTCGAAATCCTTCTGCATTCCCGGCCACCGCCTCGGCGCCATCACCGCCGGCCCCGCCGTGGTGGAACAGGTGGCGAAGATCATGGACAATCTCCAGATCTGCCCGCCCCGCTCCGCCCAGGCCGCCGTCGCCACCGCCCTGCCGCTGCTGGCCGACTGGCGCGAGGAGAATCGCCGCGAAATCGCCCGGCGCGTCGAGGCGCTACGGACGACCATGGCGGGCGTTCCGGCCTGGCGCGTCGGCGCCGTCGGCGCCTATTTCGCCTTCATCGGCCATCCGTTCGAGGGTACGCCCTCCGCGCGCGTCGCGGAAAGGCTCGCCAAGGAGGCGGGCATCCTCTGCCTTCCGGGCAGCTATTTTGGCGAGCGGCAGGAGGGCTACCTGCGCTTCGCCTTCGCCAATGCGGATGTCGAGACCATTTCGCGGCTAAGGGAACGCCTCTCCAATTTCGGTTAA
- a CDS encoding LysR substrate-binding domain-containing protein — MASRLPPLNPLRAFEATVRRGSVSAAARELSVTHGAISHQIRALEEALGTALFERGGKRLKLTPQGALLLPAVTNAFGEIAAATALMKQPETRGDISIACVPALLSLWLLPRLPSFTEHYPGVRLKLVASNDPEHLRSLDTDVCVLYGDGNWPDCWTRLWSNLQLFPVASPTLLNSRPLRSVRDLADHTLFHGDDGREWNTWLAAADAIDMPRGPQHFMSDARLSTEAALHGQGIALGDTITASSLIARGDLVVPFGLTVPANHAFYVACRQAARQTPIVKVFIDWLFATLEETLPEPQASARMPMRGRGGRAADAHRSLSAPAPRRPASSQPRKTRA, encoded by the coding sequence ATGGCCTCGCGCCTGCCGCCGCTCAATCCCCTGCGCGCCTTCGAGGCCACCGTCCGCCGGGGTTCCGTCTCCGCCGCGGCGCGCGAGCTGAGCGTCACGCATGGCGCGATCAGCCACCAGATCCGCGCATTGGAGGAAGCGCTCGGAACGGCGCTGTTCGAGCGCGGCGGCAAGCGGCTGAAGCTGACGCCGCAGGGCGCACTGCTCCTGCCGGCCGTCACCAACGCCTTCGGCGAGATCGCGGCGGCGACCGCACTGATGAAGCAGCCGGAAACACGCGGCGACATTTCCATCGCCTGCGTGCCCGCCCTCCTCTCGCTCTGGCTGCTCCCGCGCCTTCCCTCCTTCACCGAGCATTATCCCGGCGTGCGCCTCAAGCTGGTCGCCTCCAACGATCCCGAGCACCTGCGCTCGCTCGACACGGATGTCTGCGTGCTCTACGGCGACGGCAACTGGCCGGACTGCTGGACGCGGCTCTGGTCGAACCTGCAGCTCTTTCCCGTCGCCAGCCCCACGCTGCTCAACAGCCGGCCGCTGCGCTCGGTGCGCGACCTTGCCGACCATACGCTGTTCCACGGCGACGACGGGCGCGAATGGAACACCTGGCTGGCGGCGGCGGACGCTATCGACATGCCGCGCGGCCCGCAGCATTTCATGAGCGATGCGCGCCTTTCCACCGAGGCGGCGCTGCATGGCCAGGGCATCGCGCTCGGCGACACGATCACCGCCAGCAGCCTGATCGCCCGCGGCGACCTCGTCGTGCCCTTCGGCCTCACCGTGCCGGCGAACCATGCCTTTTACGTCGCCTGCCGGCAGGCGGCGCGCCAGACGCCCATCGTCAAGGTCTTCATCGACTGGCTGTTCGCTACGCTCGAGGAGACCCTTCCCGAGCCGCAAGCCTCCGCCCGCATGCCGATGCGCGGGCGTGGCGGTCGGGCGGCCGATGCTCATCGCTCCCTTTCGGCCCCGGCCCCGCGCCGGCCCGCTTCCAGCCAACCGCGCAAGACCCGCGCCTGA
- a CDS encoding ABC transporter substrate-binding protein gives MRDILKANVSRRAVLGAGVAGASLLAMPAVLRAQDKSLKVGVYGGYFKDSFDKNIFADFTKETGIAVESVAEPTGEAWLVQLEQAARAGQAPADVSMMSQVAMLKGQSTELWSPLDMAKIPNGSNLIDHFVNKYPDGRVAGIGAVAWYITLVTNTNVYPEAPTSWAALWDPANADKLGLLALVSNSFLLEVTAKTHFGGTNALDTEEGQVKAFEKLAEVKPNVRLWYRDEAQFEQSLKSGEIPMGQYYHDVTGLAAKDGQPVRSTFPKEGGIMDSGCWALSRASQKTEEAHTFINYMCQPQIQAILSRKVGTAPTVKRDLLDLSAEEFAAVSSDIEPIIPRYDLYTTKADWLNQKWTEMIAG, from the coding sequence ATGCGTGACATCCTCAAGGCCAATGTCAGCCGCCGCGCCGTACTGGGTGCGGGCGTTGCCGGCGCCTCGCTGCTCGCCATGCCGGCGGTCCTTCGCGCGCAGGACAAGTCGCTGAAGGTCGGCGTCTACGGTGGCTACTTCAAGGATTCCTTCGACAAGAACATCTTCGCGGACTTCACGAAGGAAACGGGCATCGCCGTGGAATCGGTCGCCGAGCCGACCGGCGAGGCCTGGCTCGTCCAGCTCGAGCAGGCCGCCCGCGCCGGCCAGGCTCCCGCCGACGTCTCGATGATGTCGCAGGTCGCCATGCTCAAGGGCCAGTCGACCGAGCTCTGGTCGCCGCTCGACATGGCGAAGATTCCGAACGGATCGAACCTCATCGACCATTTCGTCAACAAGTATCCGGACGGCCGCGTCGCCGGCATCGGGGCGGTCGCCTGGTACATCACGCTCGTCACCAACACCAATGTCTATCCGGAAGCGCCGACCTCCTGGGCCGCGCTCTGGGATCCGGCGAATGCCGACAAGCTCGGCCTGCTCGCGCTCGTCTCCAACTCCTTCCTTCTGGAAGTGACGGCCAAGACCCATTTCGGCGGCACGAACGCGCTTGACACCGAGGAAGGCCAGGTCAAGGCCTTCGAGAAGCTTGCCGAGGTGAAGCCGAACGTCCGTCTCTGGTACCGCGACGAGGCGCAGTTCGAGCAGTCGCTGAAATCGGGCGAAATCCCGATGGGCCAGTATTACCATGACGTGACGGGCCTTGCCGCCAAGGACGGCCAGCCGGTCCGCTCCACCTTCCCGAAGGAAGGCGGCATCATGGATTCGGGCTGCTGGGCGCTGTCGCGCGCCTCGCAGAAGACCGAGGAAGCCCACACCTTCATCAACTATATGTGCCAGCCGCAGATCCAGGCGATCCTGTCGCGCAAGGTCGGTACCGCGCCGACCGTCAAGCGCGACCTGCTCGACCTTTCGGCCGAGGAATTCGCCGCCGTGTCGTCCGATATCGAGCCGATCATCCCGCGCTACGATCTCTACACGACCAAGGCCGACTGGCTGAACCAGAAGTGGACGGAGATGATCGCCGGCTGA
- a CDS encoding ABC transporter ATP-binding protein → MSGLTLQNVTKQFGTFTAVRNVQLTVPHGTFVCLLGPSGCGKTTLMRMVAGLDLPTSGEIRLDGADITHVPTHKRDLGMVFQSLALFPHLTVGENIAYSLRIRGVGKEEQKKRVDELLSMIHLTGYADRPVAKLSGGQRQRVAIARALAISPKLFLLDEPLSALDAKLREAMQVELRQLQQRLGITTIVVTHDQREAMTMADTVVVMNGGEIRQAAPPVEIYRRPADTFVADFIGMTNLIDFSADASGASVLGSPVAGLALPAGLSSGILSVRPEDVRLTAPGNGAITGKVTFIRDLGGTIETFVEAGGKQIVAVSMPNARPEVAIGQEVGIGLDPADCVVLKS, encoded by the coding sequence ATGTCCGGGCTGACCCTTCAGAACGTCACCAAGCAATTCGGCACGTTTACGGCCGTCAGGAACGTGCAGCTCACCGTGCCGCACGGCACCTTCGTCTGCCTTCTCGGCCCGTCCGGCTGCGGCAAGACCACGCTGATGCGCATGGTCGCCGGCCTCGACCTGCCGACGAGCGGCGAGATCCGGCTCGACGGCGCGGACATCACCCATGTCCCGACGCACAAGCGCGACCTCGGCATGGTCTTCCAGTCGCTGGCGCTCTTCCCGCATCTGACGGTCGGCGAGAACATCGCCTATTCGCTGCGCATCCGCGGCGTCGGCAAGGAGGAGCAGAAGAAGCGCGTCGATGAGCTTCTGTCGATGATCCATCTCACGGGTTACGCCGACCGCCCGGTCGCGAAGCTCTCCGGCGGCCAGCGCCAGCGCGTCGCCATCGCCCGCGCGCTCGCCATCTCGCCGAAGCTCTTCCTGCTCGACGAACCGCTTTCGGCGCTCGACGCCAAGCTGCGCGAGGCCATGCAGGTGGAGCTGCGCCAGCTCCAGCAGCGCCTCGGCATCACCACCATCGTCGTCACCCACGACCAGCGCGAGGCCATGACCATGGCCGACACCGTGGTGGTCATGAACGGCGGCGAGATTCGCCAGGCCGCCCCGCCGGTCGAGATCTACCGCCGCCCGGCCGATACCTTCGTCGCCGACTTCATCGGCATGACGAACCTCATCGATTTCTCCGCGGACGCCTCCGGCGCCTCGGTTCTCGGCAGTCCGGTCGCCGGTCTTGCCCTCCCGGCCGGCCTTTCGTCCGGCATCCTTTCGGTGCGGCCCGAGGACGTGCGCCTGACCGCGCCCGGCAACGGCGCGATCACCGGCAAGGTCACCTTCATTCGCGATCTCGGCGGCACGATCGAGACCTTCGTGGAGGCCGGCGGCAAGCAGATCGTCGCCGTCTCCATGCCGAATGCCCGGCCTGAGGTCGCCATCGGGCAGGAGGTTGGCATCGGGCTCGACCCAGCCGATTGCGTGGTGCTGAAGTCATGA
- a CDS encoding ABC transporter permease translates to MRREPPQKLSDYAPLVFPAGMLIVFFVVPFATMIAVSFFKRDPAGFYSADFVFDNYARFLSLFFGKVLGFSLFLAIAVAICCVVLAVPFTYLLSRAGRRAQVLWLVALLSVLSLSEVIIGFAWSTLFSRTAGITNILVALGILKEAVALNPSFGAVLTAMVYQALPYTVLVLYPALVRLDPTLTEAARTLGASPVKAFFTVVVPALRNTIVATLIMVFIFALGSYLLPQILGRPQHWTLSVLITDQAIYQSNMPFAAAMAVFLVLVTLGLVALTVYAGRKGEAA, encoded by the coding sequence ATGAGACGCGAGCCCCCGCAGAAACTCTCGGACTATGCGCCGCTGGTCTTTCCGGCGGGCATGCTGATCGTCTTCTTCGTCGTGCCTTTCGCGACGATGATCGCGGTCTCCTTCTTCAAGCGCGATCCGGCCGGCTTCTATTCGGCCGATTTCGTCTTCGACAATTACGCCCGCTTCCTCAGCCTGTTCTTCGGCAAGGTGCTCGGCTTCTCGCTGTTCCTCGCGATCGCCGTCGCCATCTGCTGCGTCGTGCTCGCGGTGCCCTTCACCTATCTCCTCTCGCGCGCCGGGCGGCGCGCGCAGGTGCTCTGGCTGGTGGCGCTGCTCTCGGTGCTGTCGCTGTCGGAGGTCATCATCGGCTTTGCCTGGTCGACGCTCTTCTCGCGCACCGCCGGCATCACCAACATCCTCGTCGCGCTCGGCATCCTGAAGGAGGCGGTGGCGCTGAACCCGAGCTTCGGCGCGGTGCTGACCGCCATGGTCTACCAGGCGCTGCCCTATACGGTGCTGGTGCTCTATCCCGCCCTCGTGCGGCTCGATCCGACGCTGACGGAGGCCGCGCGCACGCTCGGCGCTTCGCCCGTCAAGGCCTTCTTCACCGTCGTCGTGCCGGCGCTGCGCAACACCATCGTCGCGACCCTGATCATGGTCTTCATCTTCGCGCTCGGCTCGTACCTGCTGCCGCAGATCCTCGGCCGGCCGCAGCACTGGACGCTCTCGGTGCTCATCACCGACCAGGCGATCTACCAGTCGAACATGCCCTTCGCCGCCGCCATGGCCGTTTTCCTCGTGCTCGTCACGCTCGGCCTCGTCGCGCTCACCGTCTATGCCGGCCGCAAGGGGGAAGCCGCATGA
- a CDS encoding ABC transporter permease translates to MNTLLQRLYFGLIGLFLSLPIIVVAGVSVNEKQTLAFPPQGFSLGWYGEIFANVEWRNALFASITLAALSAAVALLIALPLAWFLWRRDAPWANIFQLLGIAPFTLPPVITALGLLTFWATTGFYGQPATAVISHAIFFVTLPLVTLSLGFSSIDRSLVEAAATMGADDRTIFRTVVLPLILPYLISGYAFAFVLSLNEYIVAYMTIGFTMETLPIKIFNALRYGYTPTMASVTILFVAIAATIFGLVARFGDLPKLLGAMSSRD, encoded by the coding sequence ATGAACACGCTGCTGCAACGGCTCTATTTCGGCCTGATCGGCCTGTTCCTTTCGCTGCCGATCATCGTCGTCGCCGGCGTCTCGGTGAACGAGAAGCAGACGCTCGCCTTCCCCCCGCAGGGCTTTTCGCTCGGCTGGTACGGCGAGATCTTCGCCAATGTCGAATGGCGCAACGCCCTTTTCGCCTCGATCACGCTCGCCGCGCTCTCCGCCGCCGTGGCGCTCCTGATCGCGCTGCCGCTCGCCTGGTTCCTGTGGCGGCGGGATGCGCCCTGGGCGAATATCTTCCAGCTTCTCGGCATCGCGCCCTTCACGCTGCCGCCGGTCATCACCGCGCTTGGCCTCCTCACCTTCTGGGCGACGACGGGCTTCTACGGCCAGCCGGCGACCGCGGTGATCAGCCATGCCATCTTCTTCGTGACGCTGCCGCTGGTGACGCTCTCGCTCGGCTTCTCCTCCATCGACCGCTCGCTGGTGGAAGCGGCCGCGACGATGGGCGCGGACGACCGCACGATCTTCCGCACGGTGGTCCTGCCGCTGATCCTGCCCTATCTGATATCCGGCTATGCCTTCGCCTTTGTCCTGTCGCTCAACGAGTATATCGTGGCCTACATGACGATCGGCTTCACGATGGAGACGCTGCCGATCAAGATCTTCAACGCGCTGCGCTATGGCTACACGCCGACGATGGCCTCGGTCACGATCCTCTTCGTGGCGATCGCCGCCACCATTTTCGGTCTCGTCGCGCGCTTCGGCGATCTGCCCAAGCTGCTCGGCGCCATGTCGTCGCGGGATTAG